A DNA window from Arachis duranensis cultivar V14167 chromosome 3, aradu.V14167.gnm2.J7QH, whole genome shotgun sequence contains the following coding sequences:
- the LOC107478506 gene encoding E3 ubiquitin-protein ligase CCNB1IP1 homolog isoform X2 — MRCNACWREVEGRAVSTTCGHLLCTDDANKILSNDGACPICDQVLSKSLMKPVDINPNDEWINMAMAGISPQILMKSAYRSVMFYIGQKELEMQFKMNRIVAQCRQKCEMMQEKFTEKLEQVHTAYQKMTKRCQMMQQEIEVLTKDNQELQEKFAEKSRQKRKLDEMYDQLRSEFESVKRSAIQPASNYYNRNDNDLFSNPPNIMDERQTGRKGLLVFTPDTPGPKEDVWPARQNSNNSGGRFDISIGSPAKQAVSPGNAGNRKVGAHPVFGAGGTSNPSMNLRNLILSPIKRPQLSRNRPQLFT, encoded by the exons ATGAGATGCAATGCATGCTGGCGAGAAGTAGAAGGACGAGCGGTTTCCACTACATGTGGTCATCTGTTGT GTACGGATGATGCCAATAAGATATTGAGTAACGATGGAGCATGCCCAATCTGTGATCAAGTACTTTCAAAGAG CCTCATGAAGCCTGTAGATATCAATCCCAACGACGAATGGATAAAT ATGGCCATGGCTGGAATATCTCCACAGATAT TGATGAAGAGTGCATACAGAAGTGTGATGTTCTACATTGGCCAAAAAGAACTGGAGATGCAATTTAAGATGAACCGGATTGTTGCTCAATGCCGGCAGAAATGTGAAATGATGCAAGAGAAGTTTACAGAAAAATTAGAGCAGGTTCATACGGCTTACCAAAAAATGACCAAGAGATGCCAGATGATGCAGCAGGAAATCGAGGTCTTAACCAAGGACAATCAAGAACTCCAGGAAAAATTTGCTGAAAAATCCAG GCAGAAGAGAAAATTAGATGAAATGTATGACCAACTAAGGAGTGAGTTTGAGTCAGTGAAGCGGTCTGCCATACAGCCTGCAAGCAACTATTATAACAGAAATGATAATGATTTGTTCTCTAATCCACCTAACATTATGGATGAGAGACAAACTGGCAGAAAAG GTCTGCTGGTATTCACTCCTGACACTCCAGGGCCAAAAGAGGATGTGTGGCCTGCAAGACAGAATAGCAATAACTCTGGTGGCCGCTTTGATATCTCTATTGGCTCACCGGCTAAACAAGCAGTCAGTCCAGGGAATGCAGGGAACAGAAAGGTTGGTGCTCACCCAGTTTTTGGAGCTGGTGGCACAAGCAACCCTTCAATGAATCTGAGGAACTTGATACTTTCTCCAATAAAGCGGCCTCAGCTCTCACGTAACCGGCCCCAATTATTCACGTGA
- the LOC107478506 gene encoding E3 ubiquitin-protein ligase CCNB1IP1 homolog isoform X1, with protein MRCNACWREVEGRAVSTTCGHLLCTDDANKILSNDGACPICDQVLSKSLMKPVDINPNDEWINMAMAGISPQILMKSAYRSVMFYIGQKELEMQFKMNRIVAQCRQKCEMMQEKFTEKLEQVHTAYQKMTKRCQMMQQEIEVLTKDNQELQEKFAEKSRQKRKLDEMYDQLRSEFESVKRSAIQPASNYYNRNDNDLFSNPPNIMDERQTGRKGLLVFTPDTPGPKEDVWPARQNSNNSGGRFDISIGSPAKQAVSPGNAGNRKVGAHPVFGAGGTSNPSMNLRNLILSPIKRPQLSRNRPQLFTL; from the exons ATGAGATGCAATGCATGCTGGCGAGAAGTAGAAGGACGAGCGGTTTCCACTACATGTGGTCATCTGTTGT GTACGGATGATGCCAATAAGATATTGAGTAACGATGGAGCATGCCCAATCTGTGATCAAGTACTTTCAAAGAG CCTCATGAAGCCTGTAGATATCAATCCCAACGACGAATGGATAAAT ATGGCCATGGCTGGAATATCTCCACAGATAT TGATGAAGAGTGCATACAGAAGTGTGATGTTCTACATTGGCCAAAAAGAACTGGAGATGCAATTTAAGATGAACCGGATTGTTGCTCAATGCCGGCAGAAATGTGAAATGATGCAAGAGAAGTTTACAGAAAAATTAGAGCAGGTTCATACGGCTTACCAAAAAATGACCAAGAGATGCCAGATGATGCAGCAGGAAATCGAGGTCTTAACCAAGGACAATCAAGAACTCCAGGAAAAATTTGCTGAAAAATCCAG GCAGAAGAGAAAATTAGATGAAATGTATGACCAACTAAGGAGTGAGTTTGAGTCAGTGAAGCGGTCTGCCATACAGCCTGCAAGCAACTATTATAACAGAAATGATAATGATTTGTTCTCTAATCCACCTAACATTATGGATGAGAGACAAACTGGCAGAAAAG GTCTGCTGGTATTCACTCCTGACACTCCAGGGCCAAAAGAGGATGTGTGGCCTGCAAGACAGAATAGCAATAACTCTGGTGGCCGCTTTGATATCTCTATTGGCTCACCGGCTAAACAAGCAGTCAGTCCAGGGAATGCAGGGAACAGAAAGGTTGGTGCTCACCCAGTTTTTGGAGCTGGTGGCACAAGCAACCCTTCAATGAATCTGAGGAACTTGATACTTTCTCCAATAAAGCGGCCTCAGCTCTCACGTAACCGGCCCCAATTATTCAC GTTATAA
- the LOC107478506 gene encoding E3 ubiquitin-protein ligase CCNB1IP1 homolog isoform X4: MRCNACWREVEGRAVSTTCGHLLCTDDANKILSNDGACPICDQVLSKSLMKPVDINPNDEWINMAMAGISPQILMKSAYRSVMFYIGQKELEMQFKMNRIVAQCRQKCEMMQEKFTEKLEQVHTAYQKMTKRCQMMQQEIEVLTKDNQELQEKFAEKSRQKRKLDEMYDQLRSEFESVKRSAIQPASNYYNRNDNDLFSNPPNIMDERQTGRKGPKEDVWPARQNSNNSGGRFDISIGSPAKQAVSPGNAGNRKVGAHPVFGAGGTSNPSMNLRNLILSPIKRPQLSRNRPQLFT; this comes from the exons ATGAGATGCAATGCATGCTGGCGAGAAGTAGAAGGACGAGCGGTTTCCACTACATGTGGTCATCTGTTGT GTACGGATGATGCCAATAAGATATTGAGTAACGATGGAGCATGCCCAATCTGTGATCAAGTACTTTCAAAGAG CCTCATGAAGCCTGTAGATATCAATCCCAACGACGAATGGATAAAT ATGGCCATGGCTGGAATATCTCCACAGATAT TGATGAAGAGTGCATACAGAAGTGTGATGTTCTACATTGGCCAAAAAGAACTGGAGATGCAATTTAAGATGAACCGGATTGTTGCTCAATGCCGGCAGAAATGTGAAATGATGCAAGAGAAGTTTACAGAAAAATTAGAGCAGGTTCATACGGCTTACCAAAAAATGACCAAGAGATGCCAGATGATGCAGCAGGAAATCGAGGTCTTAACCAAGGACAATCAAGAACTCCAGGAAAAATTTGCTGAAAAATCCAG GCAGAAGAGAAAATTAGATGAAATGTATGACCAACTAAGGAGTGAGTTTGAGTCAGTGAAGCGGTCTGCCATACAGCCTGCAAGCAACTATTATAACAGAAATGATAATGATTTGTTCTCTAATCCACCTAACATTATGGATGAGAGACAAACTGGCAGAAAAG GGCCAAAAGAGGATGTGTGGCCTGCAAGACAGAATAGCAATAACTCTGGTGGCCGCTTTGATATCTCTATTGGCTCACCGGCTAAACAAGCAGTCAGTCCAGGGAATGCAGGGAACAGAAAGGTTGGTGCTCACCCAGTTTTTGGAGCTGGTGGCACAAGCAACCCTTCAATGAATCTGAGGAACTTGATACTTTCTCCAATAAAGCGGCCTCAGCTCTCACGTAACCGGCCCCAATTATTCACGTGA
- the LOC107478506 gene encoding E3 ubiquitin-protein ligase CCNB1IP1 homolog isoform X3 — protein sequence MRCNACWREVEGRAVSTTCGHLLCTDDANKILSNDGACPICDQVLSKSLMKPVDINPNDEWINMAMAGISPQILMKSAYRSVMFYIGQKELEMQFKMNRIVAQCRQKCEMMQEKFTEKLEQVHTAYQKMTKRCQMMQQEIEVLTKDNQELQEKFAEKSRQKRKLDEMYDQLRSEFESVKRSAIQPASNYYNRNDNDLFSNPPNIMDERQTGRKGPKEDVWPARQNSNNSGGRFDISIGSPAKQAVSPGNAGNRKVGAHPVFGAGGTSNPSMNLRNLILSPIKRPQLSRNRPQLFTL from the exons ATGAGATGCAATGCATGCTGGCGAGAAGTAGAAGGACGAGCGGTTTCCACTACATGTGGTCATCTGTTGT GTACGGATGATGCCAATAAGATATTGAGTAACGATGGAGCATGCCCAATCTGTGATCAAGTACTTTCAAAGAG CCTCATGAAGCCTGTAGATATCAATCCCAACGACGAATGGATAAAT ATGGCCATGGCTGGAATATCTCCACAGATAT TGATGAAGAGTGCATACAGAAGTGTGATGTTCTACATTGGCCAAAAAGAACTGGAGATGCAATTTAAGATGAACCGGATTGTTGCTCAATGCCGGCAGAAATGTGAAATGATGCAAGAGAAGTTTACAGAAAAATTAGAGCAGGTTCATACGGCTTACCAAAAAATGACCAAGAGATGCCAGATGATGCAGCAGGAAATCGAGGTCTTAACCAAGGACAATCAAGAACTCCAGGAAAAATTTGCTGAAAAATCCAG GCAGAAGAGAAAATTAGATGAAATGTATGACCAACTAAGGAGTGAGTTTGAGTCAGTGAAGCGGTCTGCCATACAGCCTGCAAGCAACTATTATAACAGAAATGATAATGATTTGTTCTCTAATCCACCTAACATTATGGATGAGAGACAAACTGGCAGAAAAG GGCCAAAAGAGGATGTGTGGCCTGCAAGACAGAATAGCAATAACTCTGGTGGCCGCTTTGATATCTCTATTGGCTCACCGGCTAAACAAGCAGTCAGTCCAGGGAATGCAGGGAACAGAAAGGTTGGTGCTCACCCAGTTTTTGGAGCTGGTGGCACAAGCAACCCTTCAATGAATCTGAGGAACTTGATACTTTCTCCAATAAAGCGGCCTCAGCTCTCACGTAACCGGCCCCAATTATTCAC GTTATAA